One genomic window of Nerophis lumbriciformis linkage group LG29, RoL_Nlum_v2.1, whole genome shotgun sequence includes the following:
- the LOC133572057 gene encoding troponin I, fast skeletal muscle-like, with protein MATEKRLSARRKHTLKSCMLVVANNLLEAEATEKVGERERFLADKCPPLELPYSGDELRELCQKLHEQLDMSEEERYSLEFKLNMVVSEVRDLNIKIVDMRGKFKRPRLKKVRMSADAMLKALLGSKHTVNMDLRANLKQVKKEVKEEDKQLRDVGDWRKNIEDKSDRKKMFDS; from the exons ATGGCCACTGA GAAGCGACTGTCGGCCAGACGCAAGCACACTCTGAAG AGCTGCATGCTTGTGGTCGCCAACAACCTGCTGGAGGCCGAGGCCACGGAAAAGGTCGGCGAGCGGGAGAGGTTCCTGGCGGACAAGTGTCCTCCCCTGGAGCTGCCCTACAGTGGCGACGAGCTGAGG GAGCTGTGCCAGAAGCTCCACGAGCAGCTCGACATGAGCGAGGAGGAGCGCTACAGTCTAGAGTTCAAGCTCAACATGGTGGTGAGCGAGGTGCGGGACCTCAACATCAAGATCGTGGACATGAGGGGCAAGTTCAAGCGCCCTCGCCTGAAGAAGGTGCGCATGTCTGCGGACGCCATGTTGAAGGCTCTGCTGGGCTCCAAGCACACGGTCAACATGGACCTGAGGGCCAACCTCAAGCAGGTCAAGAAGGAGGTCAAAGAGGAG GACAAGCAGCTGCGCGACGTGGGCGACTGGCGTAAGAACATCGAGGACAAGTCGGACAGGAAGAAGATGTTCGACAGTTAA